The following are encoded together in the Aerococcus mictus genome:
- the lepA gene encoding translation elongation factor 4: MDINELKERQKRIRNFSIVAHIDHGKSTLADRILQKTGTVSDREMHDQLLDSMDLEQERGITIKLNAVELEYQAEDGQEYIFHLIDTPGHVDFAYEVSRSLQACEGALLVVDAAQGIEAQTLANAYLAVDNDLELVPVINKIDLPAANPEYVRTEIEDIIGIDASEAVLCSAKTGIGIEEILEQIVTKIPAPQGDIEAPLQALIFDSVYDSYRGVVLSVRIENGIVKPGDTIELMSNGKQFDVTDLGIMSPHPISRDYLMAGDVGYITASIKTIQDTKVGDTVTLADRPAAEALPGYRPMMPMVYSGLYPVDSADYVALREALEKLQLNDASLTFEPESSQALGFGYRCGFLGMLHMDVTQERLERDFNLDLIMTAPSVIYHVYKTDGEMVEVSNPSEMPDNTQIDWIEEPYVRAEIMVPKDFVGNVMELAQQKRGNFVNMEYLDDIRVNIIYEMPLNEVIFDFFDRLKSGTKGYASLDYQLIGYQKSNLVKLDILLSGEPVDALSTIVHRDFAYDRGRKLAEKLKEVIPRQMFEVPVQAAIGNKIIARTTIKAYRKDVTAKLYGGDVTRRQKLLKKQKEGKKRMKAVGSVEVPQEAFLAILDMDDEK, translated from the coding sequence ATTGATATTAATGAATTAAAAGAAAGACAGAAACGCATTAGAAATTTTTCGATTGTGGCCCATATTGACCACGGTAAGTCAACTTTAGCTGACCGTATTTTGCAAAAGACTGGGACGGTTTCCGACCGGGAAATGCATGATCAACTACTTGATTCCATGGATTTAGAGCAAGAACGTGGCATCACTATTAAACTAAATGCCGTTGAATTAGAGTACCAAGCAGAAGATGGCCAAGAATATATCTTCCATTTGATCGATACTCCTGGGCACGTCGATTTTGCCTATGAAGTATCACGGAGTCTGCAAGCCTGTGAAGGGGCGCTTTTGGTGGTTGATGCGGCTCAAGGGATTGAAGCTCAAACTTTGGCAAATGCTTATTTAGCAGTGGATAATGATTTAGAGTTAGTGCCAGTCATCAATAAGATCGATTTACCTGCAGCTAATCCTGAATATGTCAGAACTGAAATTGAGGATATTATTGGTATTGATGCAAGCGAGGCGGTCTTGTGTAGTGCTAAGACTGGGATTGGTATTGAAGAAATCCTGGAACAAATTGTGACTAAAATACCTGCTCCCCAAGGGGATATCGAAGCGCCTCTCCAGGCATTGATTTTCGACTCCGTCTATGATTCTTATCGGGGAGTCGTTCTTAGTGTGCGGATTGAAAACGGCATAGTAAAACCTGGTGATACCATTGAATTAATGAGTAATGGTAAGCAGTTTGATGTCACTGACCTAGGAATTATGTCGCCTCACCCCATTAGTCGGGATTATTTAATGGCAGGGGATGTTGGCTATATTACTGCAAGTATCAAGACTATCCAAGATACTAAGGTGGGCGATACTGTGACTTTAGCGGATCGTCCTGCAGCAGAAGCCTTACCTGGTTATCGTCCCATGATGCCTATGGTATATAGTGGTCTATATCCAGTAGATTCTGCTGATTATGTTGCCCTTAGAGAAGCCTTAGAAAAGCTGCAATTAAACGACGCCTCTCTAACCTTTGAGCCGGAATCTTCCCAAGCTTTAGGTTTTGGCTATCGGTGTGGTTTCTTAGGTATGCTCCATATGGATGTTACTCAAGAACGACTCGAACGTGATTTCAACCTTGATTTAATCATGACCGCACCATCGGTTATTTACCATGTTTATAAAACCGATGGGGAAATGGTAGAAGTCTCCAACCCTTCTGAAATGCCAGATAATACCCAAATCGATTGGATTGAAGAGCCTTACGTCCGTGCTGAAATTATGGTACCTAAGGATTTTGTTGGAAATGTCATGGAACTTGCCCAACAAAAGCGGGGAAATTTTGTCAACATGGAATACCTGGATGATATTCGGGTGAATATTATTTATGAAATGCCCCTGAATGAAGTGATTTTTGACTTTTTTGACCGTCTAAAATCCGGCACCAAGGGCTATGCTTCGCTTGACTATCAACTGATCGGTTATCAAAAGAGCAATTTAGTCAAACTCGATATCTTACTGAGTGGAGAACCTGTCGACGCCTTGAGTACTATTGTCCACCGTGATTTTGCCTATGACCGTGGGCGTAAACTAGCCGAAAAATTAAAAGAAGTGATTCCACGGCAAATGTTCGAAGTGCCTGTTCAAGCAGCCATTGGGAATAAAATTATTGCTCGCACTACGATCAAGGCTTATCGAAAAGATGTTACTGCCAAGTTATATGGTGGTGACGTCACCAGAAGACAGAAGCTGTTGAAGAAACAAAAAGAAGGTAAGAAGCGCATGAAGGCAGTAGGATCTGTTGAAGTGCCTCAGGAAGCCTTCCTGGCCATCTTGGATATGGATGATGAGAAATAG
- a CDS encoding type 2 periplasmic-binding domain-containing protein, which produces MDLKIIHTEKGPALLLPNEEIFKEYSQWTLKENDDQEDSFILLPRVDNPYRHACDGEFYLGEAWDDYDHKEVD; this is translated from the coding sequence TTGGATTTAAAAATTATTCACACTGAAAAGGGGCCTGCTTTACTGCTGCCAAATGAAGAAATATTTAAAGAATATAGTCAATGGACTTTAAAGGAAAATGATGACCAAGAAGATAGCTTTATTTTACTTCCCCGGGTAGATAACCCTTATCGTCATGCTTGTGATGGGGAATTTTACCTGGGAGAAGCCTGGGATGATTACGATCACAAGGAGGTGGACTGA
- a CDS encoding type II toxin-antitoxin system PemK/MazF family toxin encodes MAYQPRQKDIVWINFNPSKGHEIQKRRPALIVSSDDYNHATHFVIVCPITNTKRKLKTHLRLKGYQTTGQVMTQQMYSLDVTEAGGREIQYIERLSKKDFHLIKQLIQYNFDF; translated from the coding sequence ATGGCCTACCAACCACGGCAAAAAGACATTGTCTGGATTAATTTTAACCCTTCCAAGGGGCACGAAATTCAAAAACGCCGGCCAGCTTTAATCGTTTCCTCCGATGACTATAACCATGCCACCCATTTTGTCATTGTCTGCCCGATAACCAATACAAAAAGGAAACTTAAAACCCATTTAAGACTAAAGGGCTACCAAACTACAGGTCAAGTGATGACCCAGCAAATGTATTCTTTAGATGTGACTGAAGCTGGTGGAAGAGAAATTCAATACATCGAAAGATTGTCTAAAAAAGATTTCCATCTTATTAAACAACTAATTCAATATAATTTTGATTTTTAA
- a CDS encoding baeRF3 domain-containing protein yields MTVDKRLPRLVKANEETTSPKISIYMTTHRAAPENQQDPIRYENLLNEVKTQLETNYPDSDWQRTFDHLSKLIDEKVDFWQKNKEGLVILASDQLIEIFRLRQEQEEIAYVGDYFHLVPLLAYYEEAFDVILADIAKDQVQLYLADQYSYEPTEIDEIKSSFYDIYDDNDSENKQTTSRGQGSIHSNQSKSAQVERDRDKYFRYLDQEFDKLAKEVERKILLAGTKENIAAFKKESSSKVYLDTAIEQPISGENHQRIKALLAETLSPLAKDNVKSIEDNIEEARGASLLMEEVEDIQLAAKEGRIAELVIFYGETSTYASLIDELIHQTIINGGEISVIPASSVSETSTYALLRY; encoded by the coding sequence ATGACTGTTGACAAACGTTTACCGCGTCTAGTAAAAGCAAATGAAGAAACCACTAGCCCCAAAATTTCCATATATATGACGACTCATCGAGCTGCTCCGGAAAATCAGCAAGATCCTATCCGTTATGAAAATTTACTCAATGAAGTCAAGACTCAATTAGAGACTAATTATCCCGATAGTGATTGGCAAAGGACTTTTGATCACTTATCCAAGTTAATTGATGAAAAAGTTGATTTTTGGCAAAAAAATAAAGAGGGCTTGGTGATATTAGCTAGTGATCAGTTGATTGAGATCTTTAGATTACGGCAAGAGCAAGAGGAAATCGCCTATGTAGGAGATTATTTCCATTTGGTTCCCTTATTAGCTTACTATGAGGAAGCTTTTGATGTGATTTTGGCCGATATTGCTAAAGACCAAGTCCAATTATATTTAGCTGACCAGTATTCCTATGAACCGACTGAGATTGATGAAATCAAAAGTTCATTTTACGATATTTATGACGATAATGATTCCGAAAACAAACAAACGACATCTAGGGGTCAAGGGTCTATCCATTCTAATCAAAGCAAATCAGCCCAAGTTGAAAGAGATCGAGATAAATATTTCAGATACCTAGATCAAGAATTCGACAAACTGGCTAAGGAAGTGGAAAGAAAAATATTATTAGCTGGAACCAAGGAGAATATTGCTGCCTTTAAAAAGGAATCTTCATCGAAGGTTTACTTGGATACAGCGATTGAGCAGCCAATTAGCGGCGAAAACCACCAAAGAATTAAAGCGCTTTTAGCTGAGACTCTGTCACCACTAGCCAAAGACAATGTTAAAAGCATAGAAGATAATATTGAAGAGGCTAGGGGAGCTTCTCTTCTTATGGAAGAAGTTGAGGATATTCAGCTAGCAGCTAAAGAAGGTAGGATTGCTGAGCTAGTAATTTTCTATGGAGAGACGTCGACTTATGCGAGTTTGATTGATGAATTAATCCATCAAACCATTATAAATGGTGGGGAGATTTCAGTTATTCCTGCTAGCTCTGTTTCAGAGACGTCTACTTATGCCTTGTTACGTTATTAG
- a CDS encoding formate--tetrahydrofolate ligase, which translates to MLTDIEIAQANKSLPIKEIAKEVNLNEEDLIPYGHDKAKINHQALEKLKDNKKGRLILVTSINPTPAGEGKSTLTIGLGDALRRLDKKTMIALREPSLGPTMGLKGGAAGGGYAQVVPMEDINLHFTGDLHAITQANNLLSAIIDNHIQQGNQLGIDSRRITWKRVMDMNDRVLRHIVVGLGSPGNGYVREDGFDITVASEIMAILCLSRNLDELRQRFDKIVIGYTRDQEAVTVKDLGCSGAMALLMKDAILPNLVQTLEHTPALIHGGPFANIAHGCNSVIATDTALRLADYVITEAGFGADLGAEKFMDIKVPILEKSPDAVVIVATARALKHHGNPDLDKNAALEEKLEAVRKGFANLGRHIQIMKSYQVPVLVAINHFKDDTDEEIELIKELCQKEETPSYLADVWEKGGQGALDLGQAVIDSIDGEQNTHFQPLYQADEMSIEEKIQVINQKIYGGEGVEYSAEAKKQLAAIKKNGWDHLPVCMAKTQYSLSDDPKLLGAPENFTLHIRELVPKLGAGFIVALTGNVLTMPGLPKQPAALKMSIDNQGKISGLF; encoded by the coding sequence ATGTTAACGGATATCGAAATTGCACAAGCTAATAAGTCTTTACCTATTAAAGAGATTGCCAAAGAAGTCAATTTAAACGAAGAGGATCTGATTCCTTATGGCCATGATAAGGCTAAAATTAACCATCAAGCCCTTGAAAAATTAAAAGATAATAAAAAAGGTAGGCTAATTTTAGTAACATCGATTAATCCTACCCCTGCAGGCGAAGGAAAATCTACCTTGACTATTGGCTTAGGTGATGCCCTAAGACGCTTAGATAAAAAAACCATGATTGCCCTAAGAGAACCCTCACTGGGACCGACAATGGGATTAAAAGGCGGGGCAGCTGGTGGAGGCTATGCCCAAGTAGTGCCTATGGAAGATATTAATTTACATTTTACCGGTGATCTACACGCGATTACTCAAGCTAATAATCTTCTATCAGCAATTATTGATAACCACATTCAACAGGGAAACCAGTTAGGTATTGATAGCCGACGGATTACCTGGAAACGGGTCATGGATATGAATGACCGGGTGTTACGTCATATTGTGGTAGGCCTGGGGAGTCCTGGTAATGGCTATGTACGCGAAGATGGTTTTGATATTACCGTTGCCTCAGAGATTATGGCAATCCTTTGCCTTTCTAGAAATCTTGATGAATTACGTCAACGCTTCGATAAAATTGTGATTGGCTATACTCGAGACCAAGAAGCGGTTACAGTAAAAGATTTAGGCTGTTCAGGTGCCATGGCCTTATTAATGAAGGATGCTATTTTACCGAATTTAGTGCAAACCCTAGAACATACGCCAGCATTGATCCATGGGGGACCTTTTGCTAATATTGCCCATGGCTGCAATTCAGTGATTGCAACCGATACGGCTCTTCGTTTAGCAGATTATGTGATCACTGAAGCTGGCTTTGGAGCTGACTTAGGGGCCGAGAAATTTATGGATATCAAAGTTCCTATCTTAGAAAAATCTCCCGATGCCGTAGTTATCGTGGCTACTGCAAGAGCCCTAAAACATCACGGCAATCCTGATTTGGATAAAAATGCAGCTTTAGAGGAAAAACTCGAGGCAGTTAGAAAAGGCTTTGCTAACCTAGGTCGACATATTCAAATTATGAAATCCTACCAAGTCCCTGTTTTAGTAGCTATTAATCACTTTAAGGACGATACTGACGAAGAGATTGAACTGATAAAAGAGCTCTGTCAAAAAGAGGAGACGCCTTCTTACTTGGCAGATGTCTGGGAAAAAGGAGGCCAAGGGGCGCTTGACCTTGGTCAAGCCGTGATCGACTCCATTGATGGAGAGCAAAATACTCACTTTCAACCCCTTTATCAAGCTGATGAAATGAGTATTGAAGAAAAAATTCAAGTAATTAATCAAAAAATATACGGTGGGGAGGGTGTTGAATATTCAGCCGAGGCTAAGAAACAATTAGCGGCTATTAAGAAAAACGGCTGGGATCATTTACCGGTATGTATGGCAAAAACCCAATACTCCCTGAGTGATGATCCTAAATTGCTAGGTGCTCCAGAGAATTTCACCCTACATATTCGTGAGTTAGTTCCCAAGCTAGGGGCAGGCTTCATTGTTGCTTTGACGGGTAACGTTTTAACCATGCCAGGTTTACCTAAGCAACCAGCTGCTCTCAAGATGTCCATTGATAATCAAGGAAAGATTAGTGGACTTTTCTAG